Below is a window of Planctomycetes bacterium MalM25 DNA.
GGCGCCAGGTGCTTGCAGGGATGAGCCCTCTCAGCCCGGGGTCCAGATCTTTTGATCGCCGCCGGACGCGGGGGCGTCGTCGCCCGGGGTCCACAGCTTCGAGTCACCAGCGGGGGGCGTTTCGGCGGGCGGGAGGGGCTCGGCCGGTCCCGCGGACGCTTCGCCCGGGCCCGGCACGGCGCCGAGGGCGTAGAGCACCTGGTAGAGCTTCTCCGCGACGCCCGGTTCGTTGAGATGCTCGTCGCGGAGGTGGTGGACCAGCTGGTTCGCTTCGTCGAACTGGCCTTCCATGACCCGCAGTTCGAGCTCGGCCAAGTCCCAGTTCGCGTTGCTCCCGTCGGTCGCTTGGCGTCCCTGTTCGATCCAGCCCAGCGCCTGCCCGACATCGGGTTCCAGCGCGGCGAGGCGGCTGTACAGCTCTTCGGGCGGGAGCACGTCAGTCAGCCCGTCTCGCCGGGCCGCTTCGCGGGCGACCACGAGGGCCGCGTCGGTGGCGCCGGCCAGCTCGGCCCGTTTGTATAGCGTGAGGATCGCCTCGTCGGACGCGGCACCCAGATCGACCCGAGCGACGCGCGTCATCGGCAGCACCTCAACCTCGATCTTCGCCGGGTCGATCGCCGCGGCGGGCGGGGTCCCGAGCCGCTCGCGCAACTCGGTGAAGATCTGCGGGTCGGACCCGGCGCCGTTGGTCTGTTCGAGCACCAGCAACGCCGCCGCCAGCGGTAACGCCAGCGAGTCGTCTTGCGCCGCGTCGGCGGGCGACTTGTCGGCCAGCTTCTTCATCGTCTTGGCGGGCCACTCCTCGGACAGCACGCGGCGCTGCTCGGCGGCGATCACCCGGCGGCGGTCCGCCACGGGGGTGTCGTCCGGGAATCGCCAGCGTGAGCGGAGGCCGATCTCGCCGGCGGCCGATTGGCCGACCTTCTCGTTCTCGCCCGCGGCGCCGAGCGTCTCGCCCGCGATCTCGGCGACCAGGGCGAGCGTGGCGTCGAAGGCTTCGTCGCGGTCGGCGATCAGTTCGAGCCGCTCGGGGCGGTCGGTCTGGCGTCCGAAGTAGGAGAGGATGCCCGCGATGCGCGGCGCCGCGTCGACCGTGACGCCGACCCCGGTCTCGGGGAGCGGCTTATCGAGCACCAGCAGGGTGTGCCGGGGCGGCGGCCCGTCGAGCGCTTGCAGGTCGGCCTCGCTGAGCCGATGGGGCGCGACGCGCTGGTCTCGGGTCAGCCGGTCGATGAGCGCCTCTTCGTCCGAGACCGGGAAGGTGGTGCGGACGACTTCGATCGCGTCCTCGCGGTGCTGGTCGTCAATCAGCTGCGCGATCGCCTCGGCCTCGATCGCGTCGTCGGGCAGGCCATCGGACGCGGCGGCGGTCAGCTCGGCGTACTTGCGCAGGCCGGCGACGAGACGTTGCTGGTCGCCCAACCAGCCGTGCACCAGGGCGGCGTTGTGGTGCAGGATCGCCAAGCCGGGGTGCTCGCCGCACAGCTTGTCGAGCGCCTGGGCGGCCCGACGCCATTGCCCGCGGCTGGCGAGCAGCTGGGCGTGATCGTGCTGCGCCTCGCAATCGTGGCCGATCGGCGCCTCTCGCAGGAACTGGTTGTCACGCAACAGCAGCGGCAGCCCGCCCACTTGGTTGAGCCGCATAAGCAGCTCCATCGCGCGGGTGTCCTCGTCCCCGGCGACGCCCTGGTAGAGCCACAGGTGCGCGCGGGCGCCCATCAGGCCGCCGGCCGCCAGCAGCGCTTGCCCGACCGCGCCGATCGCTTGCAGCACACGCGCGGGGATCGAGTCGGTGACCAGTTCGAGGGCGTCTTGCAGGTGGCCAACGCTCCGCCGCGCGGGGCCGTCGTCGGCGAGGGGTTGGTCGCCCGGCTCGTCGCCGGCCGCTAGCAGCGCTGCCTGGGCGTGGGCACTGGCGTTCTGCGGGTCGACCTTCAGGTACTCCTCGACGGTGGCGCGGGCCGCCTCGAGGTCGCCGAGCGACAGCTCGAGGGTTGCCTTGAGGTCGAGCAGCGAGGCCCGCCCCGGCGCCTTGGCGAGGGTCTTCTCCAGGTGCGCCAGCGCCGCCCGCGGCTGATCGCCTTCGAGCATGCGCTGCACCTTCTCGATCTCGTGAACCAAGTCGGAGCAGCAGAACTTGAGTTTCTTGCCGCTGCCACAGGGGCACGGGGCGTAGGGGTCGACCGCCATGGGGAGCGTCTGGGGGCTGATTGATCGCAAACAGGAGGAGCGCCGGCGGTGCATTCTACCGGTTGGGGCGTTCCTCTCCAGCCGTGCTAGCGGCGAGAGGGGTTGTAGCGATCGTGCCGGTTGCCCTCGATCTGCCGATTCTGCCGGCAATTTCTGCACTAGCGGTTGTAGTGGGTCGATGAATGCCCCAGGCGACCGGAGTGTCGCCGCCCGCAGGGGGGCGCCCCGCGGGATGGACGCCGTCGAAAACGCCCCGCGTGGGAGTTGTCGGCGGTTCGCTTCGCCGCGAGGCGCTGAGACGCGCCGGCCTCATCAGCCGGCGCCGAGTATTCAGGAGACTCATCCGTGGCTCATCGTGTGCTCAGGATGCTGGTGATCACCGTGGCGGGTTCCGCCGCCGTGGCTCATGCGCAGTTGCTGCCGACCCCGGCCGACACCCCACCCTACGAGGTGATGGGTGAAGAGTCCGGCGCTTTGGTGATCGAACCGGCGCCCGCGCCGGCTACGGAACCGGAGGTCGTGCCCTACGAGCCCCTCTCGCCGATCCCGGCGGGCCAGGACGATGCTCTCAATCTGTACGGGGACTACCCGGCGGTGACTGAGAGCAGCGGCACCTGGATGCGTCGCGGCCTGTGGTACGCCGACCTGGACGCGGTCATCATGGCCCGGACGTGGGACAGCGATGGCATGACGTTCATCCAAGAGTTCGACTCGATCGCGAGCCAGGTGATCACGAACGTTGGCAACGTGCAGTTCGCCAACACGGTGGCGGTCCAGTCACAATCCTTGGGAGAGAGCAGCCCGGGGTACGATGGCGCGGCGCGTTTGGCGTTGGGGAGGTTCCTGTTCCGAGACATCAAGAACCGCGACCACACCTTCGAAATGATCGTGATGGGGGGACCGGAGTGGGATGAGAACCTCGCCGCGGTCGCGCAGCTCGACGGGACCAACGGCGGCCTCAACCTCCAGGTGGCGCCCAATCAACTGGGACTCCACACGCCTCTCGATGGAACGACGCCTACGCCTCTAGACATCCCCGCCTCGTTCCCGTCGTTCGATAAGTCGCAAGCGATGCAGGTCGAGTACGCCAGTCGGTTCCACAACTGGGAATGGAACTACAACGTGGCCCAGCGGATGCGGAAGGACCGCATGGTGCTCCAACCCTCGGGCGAATGGGTCCGCCGCGCCTCGCCCAGCTTCACCTGGGACTACACGGCCGGCCTCCGTTACTTCGACGTGGAAGAGCGGCTCGACTGGTTCGCCCAGGACATCGCCGCGATGGATTCGGACAACGGCGACACCGACGGCGCCTACCTGATCGGAACGAGCAACAACCTCTTCGGCTTGCAGCTCGGCGCCGGACTGACGTACGAGTCGGACCGCTGGAACGTGACGGTCTCCACCAAGCAGGGTTTCGCCATTAACGACGCCCGCGCCACGACCTCGATGACTTTCACCGACCCGGACGGCGACACGGCCATCGCGCTCAACAACTACACGACCGACCTGCATGAGAACGGGGTTTCGTACATCGGCACGGGCAGTGTCGTCGCGCGGTACCACCTGAGGCCGAACCTGTCGCTGCGAGCCGGCTGGGAGTTTATGTTCGTCACGGGCCTCGCCCTGGCGCCCAACCAGGCCGACTTCAACCCGGCCATCGCCCAGCTGCACGTAACCGGAGACGCCTTCTACCACGGAGTCTCGTTCGGTTCGGAATACTATTGGTAGGCCGCGGCGGCGTAGGCGCAGGCGGTCGGTCGGCGTAAGTTGACTGGGCTGCGGAGTAAGCAGCACGCTCGCCGTTAAATAGCGCCCAGCCGCCCCTTCCCGCCCGACCCATGTCGACCAATCCGACGGATGACGATCGGGCCGCCGACGGCTCCACCGAACCGTCGGCGCCACCGTCGTTTCTGGGGCGGCAAACCTGGGGGCTCCCTCACTACTTGTGGATCGCCCTGGCGGTCACGTTCGCCCTGTGCTTCATCCCGCGGGGCGTGCGGTTCGCGCTGGCGAGCAACACCAACAAGGCCGAGGACTGGCTGCCGGCCAGCTACGCCGAGTCGGCGGACCTGCAATGGTTCCGCGACCACTTCGCCGGCGAAGCGTTCGTGCTGATCAGCTGGGAGGGCTGCACGCTCGGTGCGCCGCAGAAGCTCCAAGAGCTGCAGGCCGAGCTGGCCGCGGTGACGGATGAAGAGGGGGGCTGGGCCTGGTACAAGCGGATCCTCAGCGGCCCCGACGCGATCGAGCAGCTCACGACCGGTCCGGCGGGGCTGTCGAACGCCGCCGCCCTCGCCCGCCTGGAGGGCGCTCTGGTCGGTCCGGTTCAGACCGACGAAGCGGGCCAGTCTTTGGGCGATGGTTCGCGGACGACTTGTCTGCTGGCGTACCTCGACGACAAGCTGACCGAGAACAACCTGCTGATGCGCCGCGCCGTCGAGCGCGTGCGCGACCTTGCCGTTGATGAGTGCAATGTGCCGCGCGCGGCAATCCACATGGGTGGGCCGCCCGTCGATAACATCACGATCGACGTCGAGGGGGAGAAGACGCTCATCCGGTTGGCTGGCTTGTCGGGCTTGGTCGGCATCGCGCTGGCCTACGCCTGCTTCCGCAGCCTCTACCTGACCGGCATGGTCTTCTGGGCCGCCGGGGCGAGCGCGGGCATGAGCCTGGCCCTGGTGTACTGGTTTGGTGGCTTCGAGAAGCTGCTGCTGGGTCTCGACCAGCCGCGCCTCGGCAAGGCGGACGCGATCCTCATGTCGATGCCGGCGGTGGTTTACGTGTTGGCGTTGTCCGGCGCGATCCACCTGGTGAACTACTACCGCGACGAGCGCCTCGCCCACGGGCTGTGGGGCGCCGTCGAGCGCGCCGTGAAGGTCGCATGGGGGCCCTGCCTGCTGGCGGCCATCACGACGGCCGTCGGGCTTGGCTCCCTCGGCGCTAGCGACATCCTCCCGATCCAGAAGTTCGGCATCTTCTCGGCGATCGGCGTGTTGGTCGCCGTCCTGCTCCTGTTCAGCATCCTGCCGGTCTTCCTGCACCGGTTTCCTCCCGACCAAGCCAACCTCGAAGGCCGCCGGAAGATTCGGCCGAGCTGGGGACCGACCTGGTGGAGGGCGTTTGTGCTCACCGCCGCCGCCCGAGCCGGCCGCCTCCAGGCATCGCTCGGCCGCTTGTGTGGTCGTCTGGCTCACTTCGTCACGCGGCGACACGGGATAACGACCTGCCTGTGCCTTGCCGTGATGGCGGCCGTGGCGGTGGGGCTGACCAAGACCCGCACCTCGGTGCAGTTGCTCGGGCTGCTCGATGACGGGTGCGACCTGATCGTCGATTACCACTGGCTCGAGGGGAACCTCGGCAACCTGGTGCCGATGGAGGTGATCCTCGCCCTGGATGGCGACCAGCTCCGCTCGCCCGAAGAGCCCGCGGTCGATCCCGAGGCGGCGCCCGAGGACGCTCGCTACCGGATGACCATGTACGAGCGCTCGCAGCTCGTGCGGCGGGTGCAGTCGTCGGTCGAATCGCTCGACGAGATCAGCCGCGCCCTCTCCGCGGCGACCTTCTCGGCCGACCCGCAGACGGGCGGCTCCGCCTCGGTGCGGGGGGGGGTCGAGTACGCGACCTCGGCCAAGCTCGAGGAGTCGCGCGAGAGCCTCAAGGACTACCTCCGCAAAGAACGCGACACCGAAAGCCAACCGACCGGCCGCGAGGTGTGGCGAGTCAGCGCCCGGGTAACCGCCTTGGGCGAGGTCGACTACGGCACGTTTGTTGAGGATCTCAAGGCGCGGGTCGAGCCGGAGTTGGACGCTTACCGTTTGCGTGACAAACTGGTCAAGCAGCTTGCGGAGCGGGGGGTCGAGCTTCGCGGGGCGCGGGTCGGGGTGATCACCGATAAGAACGACCCCGAGAACCCACGCTTGCCGGTCGCCGGCACCGATGCGGCTCGGCTGGTCGATCTGCTCAAGTCGTCCGCAGGTGTCTCGCTGACGGTCTACCCGGTCGCGAAGCACGAAGCCGAAGACGCCGACACCCAAGCCAAACGCCGCGGTCAGCTCGCCAAGTTCGACGCGCTGGTCGCTCTCGACGAAGCGGTTGCGGAAAGGCTGGCTTCCGGCGAAGGGGAGCCCTTGAACATCGAGGTTCTGAAGCTCGACCCCCCCCCCGCGGAGCGGCTCGCGGCGACCGAGTCGATGTCGGTCTACACGGGCGTTGTGCCGCTGGTCTACAAGACGCAGCGCGAGCTGCTCACGAGCCTCAAGGAGAGCATCCTGTGGGCGACCGGGCTGATCGCCATCGTGATGGTCTTCGTGCTCCGCAGCCCGCTGGCGGGGATCGCGTCGATGATCCCGAACGTCTTCCCGATCGTGATGGTGTTCGGCGCGCTCGGCTGGTACGGCTTCAAGATCGACATCGGCACGATGATGACCGCGAGCGTCGCGCTCGGCGTGGCGGTCGACGACACGCTGCACTTCGTCACTTGGTTCAGTCGCGGCATCCGCCAGGGCCTCGATCGCCGCTCCGCCACGGAGCAGGCGTACGAGCGGTGCGCCACGGCGATGACGCAGACGACCCTGATCGGCGGGCTCGGCCTGGCGGTCTTCGCCGTCAGCACCTTCACGCCGACACAGCAGTTCGGCAGCCTGATGATCACGATGCTCGCCACGGCGTTGGTGGGCGACCTGATCCTGCTGCCCGCGTTGCTTTGCGGGCCGCTGGGTCGCTTCTTCGCCCCCGGCGCGCCGGCCCTGCCGCCCGACGGAGACCCGTCCGGCGATGGGGACGCCGTCCCTTTCGTGCGGACGGCTCAGCCCACGCCGGTTGAGCCGCCCCCGCCCGCCCCTTCGCCCGAGCCCGTAGCGGCCGCGCCCGCCGAGGAGCCCGCCAGCCCGCCCGAAGCGGTGGCGGATCCGACTCCCGAATCGGCCTCGGAGGAGCCCCTGTCGCCCGCGAACGCCGCCCTGAGGTCGAAGCTGCAGGGCTTCCGGCGGCGATCCGCGACCGATTCTTCTTCCTGATCGCCGCGGGCGCTTGGAACGGGGCGTGTCGTAAGGCGATACTGGTCGGACTCGCCCCGCCCCCTTCGATTGACCCGCTTCCATGTCGCGACGCAATCTGTCGGTGCTGTTCGCCGCGCTCGCGATCGGGCTCCTGTGCTACTCCCGCGCGGATCGCAACCCGTACGCGCGCTACACGAGCCGGGCCTTCGAGCTGATCGACGACCTCGCGTTGGAAGAGCCGCCCGACGACGAGCTGTTCGCCGGCGCCGTGCGTGGCATGGTGGGCGTGCTGCGACAGCGGGGGGATGTCCATTCCGGTTACCTCGAACCGACCTCTGCCGAGCCCCTCCGCGCGGAGATGCGCCAGGAGTTCGGCGGCGTTGGCGTGCGGGTTGGTCTCGAGGGCGACCCGCCGCGGGTGACGGTCGTCGAACCCCCCCAGCCGGGCACGCCCGCGTACGCGTCGCCGATCCGTGCTCGGGACGTGATCCTCTCGATCGACGGCTTCGACACCGAGGGCGCCGACTTGGCGACCGTCGTCGGCCACATGCGGGGCCCGGTGGGCGAGCCGGTCGAGGTCGCCGTGCGCCACGCCGACACGACCGAAGAGTCCTTCCGCCTAGTGCGCGAGGTGATCCGCGTGCCGTCGGTCATCGGCGATCGCCGCACGGCGGAGGGCGGTTGGCTCTTCCCCCTGGAAGAGGAGCCGCGCGTCGCGCTGGTGCGTCTCACCACGTTCGGCAATCGCACGACCGAGGAATTGGAGCGGACGCTCCGAGAGGCGATCGACTCCGGCGTCGAGGCGGTGGTCCTCGACGTGCGTCTCAACGCGGGCGGCGCTCTCGACACGGCGATCGGGGTGACCGGCCTGTTCCTCCCCGAAGGGGCGGCGATCGTCTCCACCCGCGGGCGCGGCGGGCGCGTGGTCGATCGCTTCGCGGCCACCGCCGACGGGCCCTTCCTCGATCTGCCCCTCGCGGTGTTGATCGACGGCGACACGGCGAGCGCCAGCGAGATCGTCGCCGCCGCGTTGCAGGACCACGACCGGGCGACCGTCTTCGGGTCGCGTTCGTTCGGCAAAGGGACCGTGCAGCAGCTCCTCTCGCTCGAAGCGGGTCGCAGCCTGCTGAAACTGACGGCTGCCAGCTACTGGCGCCCCAGCGGCGTGAACATCCACCGCCTGCCCGGCACACCCGACGACGAGCCCTGGGGCGTGTCGCCGAAGTCGGCGAACGCGGTCTCGCTAACGGACGAACAGCGGACCGCCTGGTTCGAGTGGCGGCGGCAACGCGACCTGCTCGCCGTGGAAGGAGCCGAACCGGCCGAGCCCCCCGCACCCGCCCCGCTGGAGGCTGACACGATCTTAACGCGGGCGGTTGAGCATCTGCTGGAAGGGATGGAATCCGCTCAGGGCGACGCGGCCCCGTAGAAGCAAGGACGCGGGAAAACCGCCTGTCGGGCGTCACCGACGGTTCTTGGTTGGCCTATCTCGGAAACAGACTGTCCCGCAAGCGGTTGGCAGCGGGACCACGAGATCGAAGAGGCGAGTCATGAACCAGGCGCAAGAAGACCGACGATTCTCCCGTTACGCCCCGATCCTCGCCCTCGGCGTGCTCGTCACGCTGGCGCCCGCGGCGTTGGCGGATCGCTCCTGGGTCGGTCCAAACCTGGGCGTCTGGTCCGACGCGGGAAACTGGAGCCCCGGTGGCGTGCCCGGCGCGGCCGACATCGCCCGCATCGGCAACCTGCCGGGCGTTGATGGTGACTGGGTCTACCTCGACCAAGACGACGTCGTTGCGG
It encodes the following:
- the mexB gene encoding Multidrug resistance protein MexB → MSTNPTDDDRAADGSTEPSAPPSFLGRQTWGLPHYLWIALAVTFALCFIPRGVRFALASNTNKAEDWLPASYAESADLQWFRDHFAGEAFVLISWEGCTLGAPQKLQELQAELAAVTDEEGGWAWYKRILSGPDAIEQLTTGPAGLSNAAALARLEGALVGPVQTDEAGQSLGDGSRTTCLLAYLDDKLTENNLLMRRAVERVRDLAVDECNVPRAAIHMGGPPVDNITIDVEGEKTLIRLAGLSGLVGIALAYACFRSLYLTGMVFWAAGASAGMSLALVYWFGGFEKLLLGLDQPRLGKADAILMSMPAVVYVLALSGAIHLVNYYRDERLAHGLWGAVERAVKVAWGPCLLAAITTAVGLGSLGASDILPIQKFGIFSAIGVLVAVLLLFSILPVFLHRFPPDQANLEGRRKIRPSWGPTWWRAFVLTAAARAGRLQASLGRLCGRLAHFVTRRHGITTCLCLAVMAAVAVGLTKTRTSVQLLGLLDDGCDLIVDYHWLEGNLGNLVPMEVILALDGDQLRSPEEPAVDPEAAPEDARYRMTMYERSQLVRRVQSSVESLDEISRALSAATFSADPQTGGSASVRGGVEYATSAKLEESRESLKDYLRKERDTESQPTGREVWRVSARVTALGEVDYGTFVEDLKARVEPELDAYRLRDKLVKQLAERGVELRGARVGVITDKNDPENPRLPVAGTDAARLVDLLKSSAGVSLTVYPVAKHEAEDADTQAKRRGQLAKFDALVALDEAVAERLASGEGEPLNIEVLKLDPPPAERLAATESMSVYTGVVPLVYKTQRELLTSLKESILWATGLIAIVMVFVLRSPLAGIASMIPNVFPIVMVFGALGWYGFKIDIGTMMTASVALGVAVDDTLHFVTWFSRGIRQGLDRRSATEQAYERCATAMTQTTLIGGLGLAVFAVSTFTPTQQFGSLMITMLATALVGDLILLPALLCGPLGRFFAPGAPALPPDGDPSGDGDAVPFVRTAQPTPVEPPPPAPSPEPVAAAPAEEPASPPEAVADPTPESASEEPLSPANAALRSKLQGFRRRSATDSSS
- a CDS encoding putative CtpA-like serine protease — translated: MSRRNLSVLFAALAIGLLCYSRADRNPYARYTSRAFELIDDLALEEPPDDELFAGAVRGMVGVLRQRGDVHSGYLEPTSAEPLRAEMRQEFGGVGVRVGLEGDPPRVTVVEPPQPGTPAYASPIRARDVILSIDGFDTEGADLATVVGHMRGPVGEPVEVAVRHADTTEESFRLVREVIRVPSVIGDRRTAEGGWLFPLEEEPRVALVRLTTFGNRTTEELERTLREAIDSGVEAVVLDVRLNAGGALDTAIGVTGLFLPEGAAIVSTRGRGGRVVDRFAATADGPFLDLPLAVLIDGDTASASEIVAAALQDHDRATVFGSRSFGKGTVQQLLSLEAGRSLLKLTAASYWRPSGVNIHRLPGTPDDEPWGVSPKSANAVSLTDEQRTAWFEWRRQRDLLAVEGAEPAEPPAPAPLEADTILTRAVEHLLEGMESAQGDAAP